One region of Gigantopelta aegis isolate Gae_Host chromosome 7, Gae_host_genome, whole genome shotgun sequence genomic DNA includes:
- the LOC121377288 gene encoding uncharacterized protein LOC121377288 isoform X1 — MFRQFVAAHSKDDEDEIPIQRDASRPFFTRNKGEMGIYIDTTDAVPLKPKEFSLEHFYMMTLKDKLQEYLYDTDMVKLKGALEKRNVFNGVILEEFRKGLILVVTFDDIDAINSLWELHVNNKLSPMFQDILIDGALLKAMEAKRVTIRAKLWEDEYNDSKMELLERGMDRISLDKFPNDISHLKRIKNYQRILNEDILSLRDAENDFEQNLGDFVSLVKKLLPENKTELKTLKEFNTCVKIAKGTSRTLVGFQVIDLFTNTVEELRRFFANMEENICYPLSLVHRLCESKSQREMKTSIMETVRDMKQTLSADSSLHQVKYPEWEGKILQREKKLFFGLISLIPLSIERITDVDHTMDEYITCFPQKI, encoded by the exons GCGAGATGGGCATCTACATTGACACGACTGACGCAGTTCCCCTGAAGCCTAAAGAATTCAGCCTGGAACACTTCTACATGATGACACTGAAGGACAAACTCCAGGAATACCTCTACGACACAGACATGGTCAAGCTGAAGGGGGCTCTGGAGAAACGAAACGTTTTCAACGGAGTTATTCTGGAAGAGTTCAGAAAAG GTCTTATTCTAGTTGTGACTTTTGATGACATAGATGCTATTAATAGTCTGTGGGAATTGCACGTTAACAACAAGCTGTCTCCAATGTTCCAAGACATTCTCATAGATGGCGCTCTTCTCAAGGCCATGGAAGCAAAGCGCGTGACAATTCGCGCCAAACTGTGGGAAGACGAGTACAACGATTCCAAGATGGAGCTGTTGGAGAGAGGCATGGATCGAATATCACTCGACAAATTTC CTAACGACATCTCCCATCTGAAGAGAATTAAGAACTACCAGAGAATTCTGAACGAGGACATCCTCAGTCTGAGAGATGCTGAGAACGACTTCGAGCAAAACCTCGGCGACTTCGTGTCGCTCGTCAAGAAACTACTGCCGGAAAACAAGACAGAACTAAAAACGCTGAAGGAATTCAACACGTGCGTCAAGATCGCCAAGGGAACCAGTCGTACCTTAGTCGGGTTTCAGGTGATCGACCTCTTTACGAACACCGTGGAAGAGTTACGACGATTCTTCGCCAATATGGAAGAAAACATATGTTACCCGCTATCGCTGGTTCACAGGTTGTGTGAGTCGAAGAGTCAGAGGGAGATGAAGACGTCGATCATGGAGACGGTACGAGACATGAAACAGACGCTGAGCGCGGACAGCAGTCTACACCAGGTCAAGTATCCCGAGTGGGAGGGCAAGATTCTACAGAGAGAAAAGAAACTCTTCTTTGGACTAATCAGTTTAATTCCATTGTCAATCGAACGAATAACTGACGTAGACCATACTATGGACGAATACATTACATGCTTTCctcaaaaaatataa
- the LOC121377288 gene encoding uncharacterized protein LOC121377288 isoform X2, with protein MGIYIDTTDAVPLKPKEFSLEHFYMMTLKDKLQEYLYDTDMVKLKGALEKRNVFNGVILEEFRKGLILVVTFDDIDAINSLWELHVNNKLSPMFQDILIDGALLKAMEAKRVTIRAKLWEDEYNDSKMELLERGMDRISLDKFPNDISHLKRIKNYQRILNEDILSLRDAENDFEQNLGDFVSLVKKLLPENKTELKTLKEFNTCVKIAKGTSRTLVGFQVIDLFTNTVEELRRFFANMEENICYPLSLVHRLCESKSQREMKTSIMETVRDMKQTLSADSSLHQVKYPEWEGKILQREKKLFFGLISLIPLSIERITDVDHTMDEYITCFPQKI; from the exons ATGGGCATCTACATTGACACGACTGACGCAGTTCCCCTGAAGCCTAAAGAATTCAGCCTGGAACACTTCTACATGATGACACTGAAGGACAAACTCCAGGAATACCTCTACGACACAGACATGGTCAAGCTGAAGGGGGCTCTGGAGAAACGAAACGTTTTCAACGGAGTTATTCTGGAAGAGTTCAGAAAAG GTCTTATTCTAGTTGTGACTTTTGATGACATAGATGCTATTAATAGTCTGTGGGAATTGCACGTTAACAACAAGCTGTCTCCAATGTTCCAAGACATTCTCATAGATGGCGCTCTTCTCAAGGCCATGGAAGCAAAGCGCGTGACAATTCGCGCCAAACTGTGGGAAGACGAGTACAACGATTCCAAGATGGAGCTGTTGGAGAGAGGCATGGATCGAATATCACTCGACAAATTTC CTAACGACATCTCCCATCTGAAGAGAATTAAGAACTACCAGAGAATTCTGAACGAGGACATCCTCAGTCTGAGAGATGCTGAGAACGACTTCGAGCAAAACCTCGGCGACTTCGTGTCGCTCGTCAAGAAACTACTGCCGGAAAACAAGACAGAACTAAAAACGCTGAAGGAATTCAACACGTGCGTCAAGATCGCCAAGGGAACCAGTCGTACCTTAGTCGGGTTTCAGGTGATCGACCTCTTTACGAACACCGTGGAAGAGTTACGACGATTCTTCGCCAATATGGAAGAAAACATATGTTACCCGCTATCGCTGGTTCACAGGTTGTGTGAGTCGAAGAGTCAGAGGGAGATGAAGACGTCGATCATGGAGACGGTACGAGACATGAAACAGACGCTGAGCGCGGACAGCAGTCTACACCAGGTCAAGTATCCCGAGTGGGAGGGCAAGATTCTACAGAGAGAAAAGAAACTCTTCTTTGGACTAATCAGTTTAATTCCATTGTCAATCGAACGAATAACTGACGTAGACCATACTATGGACGAATACATTACATGCTTTCctcaaaaaatataa